The Neisseria yangbaofengii genome contains a region encoding:
- a CDS encoding BolA family protein, which produces MDMQAEIEGRLKNLDYQFFEFTDESHLHIGHAGNKGGGHYAVLIVSEAFRDISRLNRQRMVKTLLNDLFSDGLIHALSIKAVTPDEYSN; this is translated from the coding sequence ATGGATATGCAGGCAGAAATCGAAGGCCGTCTGAAAAATTTGGATTATCAGTTTTTTGAATTTACAGACGAAAGCCATCTCCACATCGGCCATGCGGGCAACAAAGGCGGCGGGCATTATGCTGTTTTGATTGTGAGCGAAGCCTTTCGCGACATCAGCCGTCTCAACCGCCAGCGTATGGTCAAAACTTTATTAAACGATTTATTTTCAGACGGTCTGATTCATGCCTTGAGCATCAAAGCGGTCACACCTGATGAATATTCCAACTGA
- a CDS encoding YciI family protein: MQYFMLLATDGDDVHEARVAARPAHLQRLEALKAEGHLLAAGPNPLPDNPERVSGSLIIAQFESLDAAQEWAEKDPYVDAGVYEEILIKPFKPVFGL; this comes from the coding sequence ATGCAATACTTCATGTTATTGGCCACCGATGGCGACGACGTACACGAAGCCCGCGTGGCGGCGCGCCCTGCCCATTTGCAACGCTTGGAGGCCTTAAAAGCCGAAGGCCACCTACTGGCCGCCGGTCCGAATCCTTTGCCGGACAATCCGGAACGCGTTTCCGGCAGCCTGATTATCGCGCAATTCGAATCGCTGGATGCGGCGCAGGAATGGGCAGAAAAAGATCCTTATGTCGATGCCGGCGTATATGAAGAAATTTTAATCAAGCCGTTTAAACCGGTGTTCGGTCTGTAA
- a CDS encoding FimV/HubP family polar landmark protein, whose amino-acid sequence MKNHHKIKLIAASVALMTSFSAMAGLGGLNVHSHLGEPFSGTITVTGDEAKALLDGGKASISNGNLRASIHKSGSNKAVVNIRSSKPIQDPVLIFQVGVGSQLREYTAIIDPAGYNSQTDSAAARVQKNNQPTRVEAAPAATSIDRQAARERINRAIGGNNTPAARNDKPVRRADNDTKAAKPKPQQYSGIVYGKRHLVRQGETLNGIASRVRPQDMTLAQTVQALVNANPDVFINNDADRMLAGKVLSIPNRDEFQTYANQAAPSAQPVETQPAAMAPTEAPAETPAVTETTPAATEPAVEHTASQAQPAVAAEAVDNTATIASSEPAVAEEASAVEPVAPAVTEPAALQEEVADSSDNGLWRWLLLGGAALIALFFLSKLLGKRKAGSAAEVVQPLAKEETFTSEAGATAYKPLPESEQPVSNTVKTAATVADVGAAATAAAAYVAKKPDDELEVEDDFGDDIFFTEVQETPAAKQGDVDVDLNAIDNAQAAIVSGAVTLDEETEKRRNADWDSIESTESVYEPEPENPYASVGTVAIEEPAAPVADAFVTEQSSERESWDFEVEETKTEVKEKEWDFFAEDTKAETESTDSNLTAVGSAALVAAGAAGAKALATEADKADAEVPLEFVQPEAEPEPVVDAAFEPSPELSNEAVEAEAVAEPELFDIQQAEALSFQDADDFNAELTQVTDADEAIEWDSIAVADTADSSRRESGFISESVGMTAPLEAKYELAKMYVEIGDPEAARETLQELLEESDGAILAKAKTMLEELNA is encoded by the coding sequence TTGAAAAACCACCATAAAATTAAATTAATCGCCGCTTCTGTGGCATTGATGACGTCATTTAGTGCCATGGCCGGATTGGGAGGGTTGAACGTCCATTCACATTTGGGCGAACCTTTCTCAGGAACCATCACCGTAACCGGCGACGAGGCCAAAGCCTTGCTCGACGGCGGTAAAGCTTCGATTTCCAACGGCAATCTGCGCGCCAGCATCCACAAAAGCGGCAGCAACAAAGCCGTGGTCAATATCCGTTCGTCTAAGCCGATTCAAGATCCCGTCTTGATTTTCCAAGTCGGCGTCGGCTCGCAATTGCGCGAATACACCGCCATCATCGATCCGGCAGGCTACAATTCCCAAACCGACAGCGCCGCCGCCCGTGTACAAAAAAATAATCAGCCTACCCGAGTAGAAGCTGCCCCGGCTGCTACTTCGATTGACCGTCAAGCGGCCCGCGAACGGATTAATCGTGCCATCGGCGGCAACAATACACCGGCTGCCCGCAACGATAAACCGGTGCGCCGCGCCGACAATGATACCAAAGCCGCCAAACCGAAACCACAACAATACAGCGGTATCGTTTACGGCAAACGCCACTTGGTGCGCCAAGGCGAAACCCTGAACGGTATCGCCAGCCGCGTTCGCCCGCAAGACATGACCTTGGCGCAAACCGTACAAGCTTTGGTAAACGCCAACCCGGATGTATTCATCAATAATGATGCCGACCGCATGTTGGCCGGTAAAGTATTGAGCATTCCGAATCGCGATGAATTCCAAACCTATGCCAACCAAGCTGCCCCGTCGGCCCAACCGGTAGAAACCCAACCGGCAGCAATGGCACCGACAGAAGCGCCGGCAGAAACACCTGCTGTAACCGAAACTACCCCGGCCGCTACGGAGCCGGCTGTTGAGCACACTGCTTCTCAAGCGCAACCTGCCGTAGCTGCTGAAGCGGTTGACAATACAGCGACCATCGCTTCATCAGAACCGGCTGTTGCTGAAGAAGCCAGCGCGGTAGAGCCTGTTGCTCCGGCGGTAACCGAACCGGCAGCGCTACAAGAAGAAGTCGCAGATTCAAGCGATAACGGCTTATGGCGTTGGTTGCTGTTGGGCGGTGCGGCATTAATCGCCTTGTTCTTCTTGTCTAAATTATTAGGCAAACGCAAAGCCGGGTCTGCAGCAGAAGTTGTGCAGCCTTTAGCTAAAGAAGAAACATTTACCTCTGAAGCTGGGGCTACTGCATACAAACCATTGCCTGAATCAGAGCAGCCTGTTTCCAATACAGTCAAAACTGCAGCGACAGTGGCCGATGTAGGCGCAGCAGCCACTGCTGCGGCTGCCTATGTGGCCAAGAAGCCGGATGACGAATTGGAAGTGGAAGACGATTTCGGCGACGACATCTTCTTTACTGAAGTACAGGAAACCCCGGCCGCCAAACAGGGCGATGTCGATGTGGACTTGAATGCCATCGATAATGCTCAAGCTGCGATTGTATCCGGCGCGGTAACGCTTGATGAGGAAACCGAAAAACGCCGTAATGCGGATTGGGACAGCATCGAATCCACCGAAAGCGTTTACGAGCCAGAGCCTGAAAATCCTTATGCTTCCGTTGGGACTGTTGCGATTGAAGAACCAGCCGCACCGGTTGCCGATGCCTTCGTAACCGAACAGTCGTCTGAACGCGAATCTTGGGACTTTGAAGTAGAAGAAACCAAGACTGAAGTCAAAGAAAAAGAATGGGATTTCTTTGCTGAAGATACTAAGGCCGAAACCGAATCGACCGACAGCAACTTGACTGCCGTAGGTTCCGCTGCCTTGGTTGCGGCAGGCGCAGCGGGCGCGAAAGCGCTGGCAACCGAAGCTGATAAAGCCGACGCTGAAGTACCGCTGGAATTCGTTCAGCCGGAAGCAGAGCCGGAGCCGGTAGTTGATGCTGCTTTCGAGCCAAGTCCTGAATTGAGTAATGAGGCAGTAGAAGCAGAAGCGGTTGCCGAGCCTGAATTATTCGACATTCAGCAAGCTGAAGCCTTGTCATTCCAAGATGCGGATGATTTCAACGCCGAATTGACGCAAGTGACTGATGCTGACGAAGCCATCGAATGGGATAGCATTGCTGTAGCCGATACGGCCGACAGCAGCCGTCGTGAATCGGGCTTTATTTCGGAATCCGTCGGTATGACCGCACCATTGGAGGCTAAGTATGAGTTGGCGAAAATGTATGTCGAAATCGGCGACCCTGAAGCTGCTCGCGAAACTTTGCAAGAATTGCTGGAAGAATCGGACGGTGCTATTTTGGCCAAAGCCAAAACCATGCTGGAAGAATTAAACGCTTAA
- the truA gene encoding tRNA pseudouridine(38-40) synthase TruA, with translation MLENPNKQRWALTLSYDGSRFYGWQKQSGKVPTVQTALEQAVSLIAGEPITVIVAGRTDTGVHATAQVVHFDTGAHRTPQAWIRGVNAHLPQGIAVWHAQPVAAHFHARFDAYGRHYRYLLQSAPVRSPLLVGKVGWTHLDLDIELMQHAAKLLEGEKDFSSFRASMCQAKSPIKTLYSANISGTPELLKLDLHGNAFLHHMVRNIMGALVYVGNKKLSVEDFARLIEEKSRLKAPPTFMPDGLYLTGVDYPDEFNIIKADIPVWL, from the coding sequence ATGTTAGAAAATCCCAATAAGCAGCGATGGGCATTAACCTTATCTTATGATGGCAGTCGCTTTTATGGCTGGCAAAAGCAGTCAGGTAAAGTGCCGACGGTTCAGACGGCCTTAGAACAAGCCGTCAGTCTCATTGCCGGAGAACCTATTACCGTGATTGTTGCCGGGCGCACTGATACAGGTGTGCACGCTACCGCGCAAGTTGTGCATTTTGATACCGGTGCTCATCGAACGCCGCAAGCATGGATAAGGGGCGTAAACGCTCATTTGCCGCAGGGCATTGCCGTATGGCACGCGCAGCCCGTCGCTGCGCATTTTCATGCCCGTTTTGATGCTTATGGCCGACATTACCGCTACCTGCTGCAATCTGCCCCCGTACGCTCCCCATTGCTGGTCGGTAAAGTAGGGTGGACGCATTTGGATTTGGATATTGAATTAATGCAGCATGCGGCTAAATTGTTGGAAGGTGAAAAAGATTTTTCCAGCTTTCGCGCTTCCATGTGTCAGGCAAAATCCCCCATTAAAACGCTGTATAGTGCAAATATCAGCGGCACGCCCGAATTGCTCAAGCTGGATTTACACGGTAATGCTTTTTTACACCATATGGTGCGCAATATCATGGGGGCATTGGTCTATGTCGGTAATAAGAAGCTCAGCGTTGAAGATTTTGCCCGCTTAATAGAAGAGAAAAGCCGTCTGAAAGCCCCGCCTACCTTTATGCCTGACGGCCTGTATTTGACCGGGGTCGATTATCCGGATGAGTTTAATATCATCAAAGCAGATATACCGGTTTGGTTGTAA
- the porB gene encoding trimeric porin PorB, which produces MKKSLIALTLAALPVAAMADVTLYGQIKAGVEVGKTKVKRTDTAGNVTRDESHTETQIADFGSRIGFKGHEHLADNLNAIWQLEQSASVAGTDSGWGTRESFIGLEGGFGKIRAGKLDSSVKNTSDALDPWEYSNPALGLGMFTRVEERAVSVRYDTPVFGGVSANVQYTPRDNGSEVRGVGLTNGRNDNAGDTSTYYAGLNYENAGFFGQYAYGLKKSAYVANGESKSGQVHRGVVGYDANNLIAALGYQYTNGWDSEQSYLAKLANDDSYDAATDTSAGLKQHEAAATVGYRFGNVTPRVSYAHGFKAKAGDEKLSNTQYNQVIVGADYDFSKRTSALVSAGWLRAGKSDNKTETTAGMVGLRHKF; this is translated from the coding sequence ATGAAAAAATCTCTGATTGCTCTGACTTTGGCAGCTTTGCCTGTTGCAGCTATGGCTGATGTGACTTTGTACGGTCAAATCAAAGCAGGTGTTGAAGTTGGCAAAACCAAAGTAAAACGCACCGACACTGCTGGTAACGTAACTCGTGACGAAAGCCATACAGAAACTCAAATCGCTGACTTCGGTTCACGTATCGGTTTCAAAGGCCACGAGCACTTGGCTGACAACCTGAATGCAATCTGGCAGTTGGAGCAAAGCGCTTCTGTAGCCGGTACTGATTCAGGCTGGGGTACTCGCGAATCGTTCATCGGTTTGGAAGGTGGCTTCGGTAAAATCCGCGCCGGTAAATTGGATTCTTCTGTGAAAAACACCAGCGATGCATTGGATCCTTGGGAATACAGCAACCCGGCTTTGGGCTTAGGCATGTTTACCCGTGTTGAAGAGCGTGCTGTATCTGTACGTTACGACACTCCGGTATTCGGCGGTGTAAGCGCTAACGTTCAATACACTCCACGTGACAACGGTTCAGAAGTTCGTGGCGTTGGTTTGACTAATGGTCGTAATGATAATGCTGGTGATACTTCTACCTACTACGCTGGTTTGAACTATGAAAACGCCGGTTTCTTCGGTCAATATGCTTACGGTTTGAAAAAATCTGCTTACGTTGCTAATGGCGAAAGCAAATCTGGCCAAGTACACCGTGGTGTAGTAGGTTATGATGCCAACAACCTGATCGCTGCTTTGGGTTACCAATACACTAATGGTTGGGATAGTGAGCAAAGCTACTTGGCTAAATTGGCAAATGATGATAGCTACGATGCTGCTACTGATACTTCTGCCGGCTTGAAACAACACGAAGCTGCTGCTACTGTTGGCTACCGTTTCGGTAACGTAACTCCGCGCGTTTCTTACGCTCACGGTTTCAAAGCTAAAGCTGGTGACGAGAAATTGAGCAACACTCAATACAACCAAGTAATCGTTGGTGCTGACTACGACTTCTCTAAACGTACTAGTGCTTTGGTATCTGCCGGTTGGTTGCGTGCTGGTAAGAGCGACAACAAAACCGAAACTACTGCCGGTATGGTTGGTCTGCGTCACAAATTCTAA
- the fba gene encoding class II fructose-bisphosphate aldolase (catalyzes the reversible aldol condensation of dihydroxyacetonephosphate and glyceraldehyde 3-phosphate in the Calvin cycle, glycolysis, and/or gluconeogenesis): MALVSMRQLLDHAAENSYGLPAFNVNNLEQMRAIMEAADQVNSPVIVQASAGARKYAGAPFLRHLILAAVEEFPHIPVVMHQDHGASPDVCQRSIQLGFSSVMMDGSLMEDGKTPSTYEYNVGVTRTVVNFAHACGVSVEGEIGVLGNLETGEAGEEDGVGAVGKLTHDQMLTGVEDAVNFVRDTGVDALAIAVGTSHGAYKFTRPPTGDVLRIDRIKEIHEALPNTHIVMHGSSSVPQEWLKVINEHGGNIGETYGVPVEEIVQGIKYGVRKVNIDTDLRLASTGAIRRFMTENPAEFDPRKYLAKTVEAMKQVCIDRYLAFGCEGQADKIKPISLEKMAEKYAKGELNQIIK, from the coding sequence ATGGCTCTTGTATCCATGCGCCAATTGCTTGATCATGCAGCAGAAAACAGCTACGGCCTGCCTGCATTCAACGTCAATAACCTCGAACAAATGCGCGCCATTATGGAAGCCGCCGACCAAGTCAATTCACCGGTTATCGTTCAAGCCAGCGCAGGTGCGCGCAAATATGCCGGCGCACCTTTTTTACGTCATTTGATTTTGGCCGCCGTTGAAGAATTTCCGCATATTCCGGTGGTGATGCACCAAGACCACGGCGCATCGCCCGATGTTTGCCAACGCTCGATTCAATTGGGCTTCTCGTCAGTAATGATGGACGGCTCATTGATGGAAGATGGCAAAACCCCATCTACTTACGAATACAACGTTGGCGTAACCCGCACTGTTGTCAACTTCGCCCACGCTTGCGGTGTATCGGTTGAAGGCGAAATCGGCGTCTTGGGCAACTTGGAAACCGGTGAAGCCGGCGAAGAAGACGGTGTCGGTGCGGTCGGCAAGCTGACCCACGACCAAATGCTCACCGGCGTGGAAGACGCGGTTAACTTCGTGCGCGACACCGGTGTGGATGCATTGGCGATTGCCGTCGGCACCAGTCATGGCGCATACAAATTTACCCGTCCGCCAACCGGCGACGTATTACGCATCGACCGCATCAAAGAGATCCACGAAGCCCTGCCGAACACCCATATTGTGATGCACGGTTCAAGCTCAGTGCCGCAAGAATGGCTGAAAGTCATTAATGAACACGGTGGCAACATCGGCGAAACCTACGGCGTACCGGTAGAAGAAATCGTACAAGGCATCAAATACGGCGTACGCAAAGTCAACATCGACACCGACCTGCGCTTGGCCTCAACCGGCGCCATCCGTCGCTTTATGACCGAAAATCCGGCCGAATTCGACCCGCGAAAATACTTGGCCAAAACCGTCGAAGCCATGAAACAAGTCTGCATTGACCGCTACCTGGCATTCGGCTGCGAAGGTCAAGCCGATAAAATCAAGCCGATTTCTTTGGAAAAAATGGCGGAAAAATACGCCAAAGGCGAATTGAACCAAATCATTAAATAA
- a CDS encoding acyl-CoA thioesterase, translating to MPRIIVAVPDDILFTARMTVQIGDINYGRHLANDAVLRLCHETRMRWLKQQGWNELDAGGVGLIMADAVVQYLMQAHHGDDLRMEMGAADVGKSGFALLYHLIRVPDKKSIARVQTGMVCFDYAAQRVCRLPESLKAALEAVRT from the coding sequence ATGCCGCGAATCATTGTAGCTGTACCGGATGATATTTTGTTTACCGCCCGGATGACCGTGCAAATCGGTGATATCAATTACGGCCGGCATTTGGCCAATGATGCCGTGCTTCGCCTTTGCCATGAAACGCGTATGCGCTGGCTGAAGCAGCAGGGCTGGAACGAATTGGATGCCGGCGGTGTCGGGTTGATTATGGCCGATGCAGTGGTGCAGTATTTGATGCAGGCTCATCATGGTGATGATTTGCGCATGGAAATGGGTGCGGCTGACGTGGGCAAAAGCGGCTTTGCGCTGCTTTATCATTTGATTCGCGTGCCGGACAAAAAATCGATTGCCCGCGTGCAAACGGGTATGGTGTGTTTCGATTATGCCGCACAACGCGTATGCCGTTTGCCCGAATCTTTAAAAGCGGCATTGGAGGCTGTCCGAACATGA